A genomic stretch from Xylanivirga thermophila includes:
- a CDS encoding transglycosylase domain-containing protein: MGKHSKKRSSIITKILLIPIIVILLICIITAAYVAVTMDDWASFDPKKVENMEQTSFIYDYKDDVITGIHGTQNRVNVSLKDVPKHVQNAFIAVEDVRFYQHHGIDIKRIFGALIQDIKARAPVQGGSTITQQLVKLSHLSNKKTLDRKLQEVFLAHQLEQRYSKDQILEMYLNIVYFGNRAYGIESAARIYFGKSVSELSIAEGALLAGIPKNPSKYPPNINKEASFARKDLIIDLMVKNGFIDAKEGEKAKKEKLEFIEKKPVSYPHGYFLDMALREAAQKLNVKEEDLFHKGYRIYTTLDTNLQSFVEELYKNEELFPKSPASGDICESALVILDVPTGEIRCIMGGREYPEDARKVFNRTIQSRRQPGSTIKPLISYVPAIENFGYTPVTFINDEPVNYNGYTPSNFDGKFRGPITLRYAVAKSINIPAVKVLKDIGTQNGISIAERFGIPFEKEDLNNLSIALGGLSKGVTPMELARAYMVLADSGTYKDVTTIRRIEDSNGVPLYEYHPMKQQVISQETAFIMNDILHSTTEWGTASRLNSVKIPIAAKTGTSQLPKTERFANIKGTKDAWIAAYTPQYVITVWMGFDQTNNIHYLPSNAVGGKYPTIIAKEIFDHISKDTKAIWFKKPPKVVEVNLDKKSLEEYKTVALATSLTPKEFIVTEYFTQKTAPKEDSSYWTAPEAPQNFNVTINKKGFPLISFTQTQSFASYNIYRIEHQGDTSSPLLIHTIKGQEQQNITWVDQSTLPSKKYGYYIVPVHPEIMSSNKALEGTSTNTIWIDVPVPKLHLSP, encoded by the coding sequence ATGGGGAAGCATTCAAAAAAGCGTTCTTCTATCATAACTAAAATACTGCTTATCCCAATTATCGTCATATTATTGATATGTATAATAACAGCTGCCTACGTTGCTGTAACTATGGATGATTGGGCCAGTTTCGATCCTAAAAAGGTAGAAAACATGGAGCAAACATCATTTATCTATGATTATAAAGATGACGTTATAACGGGCATCCATGGCACACAAAATAGGGTAAATGTATCCCTAAAAGATGTTCCAAAGCATGTACAAAACGCCTTTATTGCAGTCGAAGATGTGCGTTTCTATCAACATCATGGCATTGATATAAAACGTATATTTGGAGCACTTATACAGGATATAAAGGCTAGGGCCCCTGTACAAGGCGGGAGTACTATTACCCAGCAACTTGTAAAACTAAGCCATTTATCGAATAAAAAAACCTTAGATAGAAAGCTACAGGAGGTCTTCCTTGCCCATCAGCTAGAACAAAGATATTCAAAGGATCAAATATTAGAAATGTATCTTAATATTGTATATTTTGGCAATCGTGCCTATGGTATAGAATCAGCAGCTAGAATCTACTTTGGCAAATCAGTAAGTGAATTAAGTATAGCAGAAGGCGCCCTCCTTGCCGGCATACCCAAAAATCCATCAAAATATCCTCCCAACATAAACAAAGAGGCGTCCTTTGCACGAAAAGATCTTATAATCGATTTAATGGTCAAAAATGGCTTTATAGACGCAAAAGAAGGAGAAAAAGCAAAAAAAGAGAAATTAGAATTCATAGAAAAAAAACCTGTTTCCTATCCCCATGGATATTTTTTAGACATGGCATTAAGAGAAGCTGCACAAAAATTAAATGTAAAGGAAGAGGATCTTTTTCATAAGGGATACAGGATATATACTACACTTGATACTAATCTTCAATCCTTTGTAGAAGAGCTCTATAAAAACGAAGAACTTTTCCCCAAAAGCCCAGCATCTGGAGATATATGCGAAAGCGCCTTGGTCATTTTAGATGTTCCCACAGGTGAAATACGATGCATAATGGGTGGAAGGGAATATCCTGAAGATGCCAGAAAAGTATTTAACAGAACTATACAATCCAGACGTCAGCCTGGTTCAACGATAAAACCATTAATTTCCTATGTGCCTGCTATTGAAAATTTCGGTTATACCCCTGTAACTTTTATAAATGACGAACCGGTAAACTACAATGGTTATACCCCTTCAAATTTTGACGGGAAGTTTAGAGGTCCTATAACATTACGGTATGCAGTTGCAAAATCTATTAATATACCCGCTGTAAAAGTGCTTAAGGATATAGGTACTCAAAATGGCATATCTATCGCTGAACGCTTTGGTATTCCCTTTGAAAAAGAAGATCTTAATAATCTATCTATAGCCCTTGGAGGTTTGTCAAAAGGAGTAACTCCAATGGAATTGGCAAGAGCATATATGGTATTAGCCGATAGTGGCACATATAAGGACGTAACTACCATAAGACGTATAGAAGATTCAAATGGAGTCCCTTTATATGAATACCATCCAATGAAGCAACAGGTAATTTCACAGGAGACAGCATTTATAATGAATGATATTCTCCATTCTACTACAGAATGGGGAACGGCTTCAAGGTTGAATTCAGTTAAAATACCCATAGCTGCCAAAACCGGCACTTCCCAGCTTCCAAAAACAGAAAGATTTGCCAATATAAAAGGAACAAAAGATGCATGGATAGCCGCTTATACTCCCCAATATGTTATCACCGTATGGATGGGTTTTGATCAAACAAACAATATCCACTATCTTCCTTCAAATGCTGTAGGAGGAAAATATCCTACAATAATAGCAAAGGAGATATTCGACCATATTTCTAAAGACACGAAAGCCATATGGTTTAAAAAACCTCCTAAAGTAGTAGAAGTAAATTTGGATAAAAAATCTTTAGAAGAATATAAGACGGTAGCCCTTGCTACTTCTCTTACACCAAAAGAATTTATAGTAACAGAATATTTCACCCAAAAAACAGCACCAAAAGAGGATTCTAGCTATTGGACTGCTCCAGAAGCACCACAGAATTTTAATGTTACAATAAATAAAAAAGGTTTTCCATTGATTAGCTTTACTCAAACCCAATCCTTCGCATCATATAATATATATCGTATTGAGCATCAGGGTGATACATCT
- a CDS encoding ATP-dependent metallopeptidase FtsH/Yme1/Tma family protein — MKRKGVIVMTATILVVCISYILYGFFVPTPSKMSYNDFLDASGRGKISKVYLNDDESFITLEDNNGKKFITDNPRTEAFKEYLLKHDIEVKETRGQFQIRNFAILIGGSIIVFMLLSIISKNGSKQLQKNNRISSMQITPVNSMHIRFDDVAGNEEAKESMRDLVDFIKNPEKYSKYGARLPRGVIFYGPPGTGKTLMAKAVAGEAGVPFYSVSGSDFVQVYVGVGASRVRELFKKAREKGKCVIFIDEIDALGKKRDGGMDGSGNDERDQTLNALLAEMSGFNDSQGIVVIAATNRLDILDEALLRPGRFDRHIEIGLPDVKGRLQILKLHSQDKPMGKDVDLHELAHQTVYFSGAKLESMMNEAAIMAAKRDSGCIEQEDIQRAFYTVVAGAEKKDRSAISSMDKKITAFHEAGHALITKLMVPKNRVSKVTIIPSTKGAAGFSMNIPPDSMYFNKTDMENNIRICLAGRAAEEVIFGKDRITTGASNDLEKATQVVINMVRRFGMNERCGLLNYDILYKNGMGAQDMNMIAECKAYMDIIYKEVMGKLIQNKDALYNIANALLKKETLDEHELDEIMNIA, encoded by the coding sequence ATGAAGCGTAAAGGTGTGATTGTAATGACAGCTACCATATTGGTAGTATGCATTAGTTATATATTATATGGTTTTTTTGTACCAACTCCATCAAAAATGTCATATAATGATTTTTTAGATGCATCTGGCAGAGGGAAAATCTCCAAAGTATATCTAAATGATGATGAGTCATTTATAACATTGGAGGATAATAACGGAAAGAAATTTATAACCGATAACCCAAGGACCGAGGCATTCAAAGAATATCTTCTAAAGCATGATATAGAGGTAAAGGAAACAAGAGGTCAGTTTCAGATAAGAAATTTTGCTATTTTAATAGGCGGAAGTATTATAGTATTTATGTTATTATCCATTATATCAAAAAACGGTTCTAAACAGTTACAGAAAAACAATAGAATATCTTCAATGCAAATAACCCCTGTTAATTCCATGCATATTAGATTTGATGATGTGGCAGGGAATGAAGAGGCCAAGGAAAGCATGAGAGATCTAGTAGACTTTATAAAAAATCCTGAAAAATATTCAAAATATGGAGCTCGACTTCCACGAGGTGTCATATTTTATGGTCCTCCTGGTACGGGTAAGACATTGATGGCCAAAGCAGTAGCAGGTGAGGCGGGGGTACCTTTTTATTCAGTTTCAGGTTCTGACTTTGTACAAGTGTATGTAGGTGTAGGAGCCAGCCGCGTAAGGGAGTTATTTAAAAAAGCTAGAGAAAAGGGTAAATGTGTAATATTTATAGATGAAATTGATGCTTTAGGAAAGAAAAGGGATGGTGGCATGGATGGTAGCGGCAATGATGAACGGGACCAGACATTAAATGCCCTTTTAGCAGAGATGTCAGGATTCAATGACAGCCAGGGTATTGTAGTTATTGCAGCAACTAACAGATTGGATATTTTAGATGAGGCACTCCTAAGACCAGGACGATTTGATAGGCATATAGAGATAGGCCTTCCAGATGTAAAGGGACGCCTTCAAATATTAAAGCTGCATAGTCAGGACAAGCCCATGGGCAAAGATGTGGATCTACATGAATTGGCTCATCAGACTGTATATTTCAGTGGTGCAAAACTGGAAAGTATGATGAATGAGGCAGCTATAATGGCAGCCAAGCGCGATAGTGGTTGTATAGAACAGGAGGATATCCAAAGGGCCTTTTATACTGTTGTGGCGGGGGCTGAGAAAAAAGATAGAAGTGCAATATCGTCTATGGATAAAAAGATTACGGCCTTCCATGAGGCTGGTCATGCACTTATAACAAAACTTATGGTTCCCAAAAATAGGGTATCTAAGGTTACTATAATACCAAGTACAAAGGGAGCAGCAGGATTTAGTATGAACATACCTCCAGATAGTATGTATTTTAACAAAACAGATATGGAAAATAATATAAGGATATGTTTGGCAGGCCGTGCTGCTGAAGAAGTGATCTTTGGCAAAGATAGGATAACAACCGGTGCCTCAAATGACCTAGAAAAGGCTACACAGGTAGTTATAAATATGGTGAGAAGATTCGGAATGAATGAAAGATGTGGTCTTTTAAATTATGATATATTATATAAAAATGGTATGGGAGCTCAAGATATGAATATGATAGCTGAATGTAAGGCGTACATGGATATTATTTACAAAGAGGTAATGGGAAAACTTATTCAAAACAAGGATGCGTTATATAATATAGCCAATGCACTTTTGAAAAAGGAAACGCTAGATGAACACGAATTAGATGAAATTATGAATATTGCATAG